The following are encoded together in the Elusimicrobiota bacterium genome:
- a CDS encoding 30S ribosomal protein S18 has product MSSEEQHAASPAPAPAAAETPGASRPAAAPAARRPELGRRRAPFPVRRKVCRFCAEKVRDIDYKQIQVLRTFVADSGKILSSRITGNCAGHQRQLGRAIKRARNLALLPYVVY; this is encoded by the coding sequence ATGTCTTCTGAAGAGCAACATGCGGCAAGCCCGGCCCCCGCGCCGGCTGCCGCCGAAACGCCGGGCGCGTCCCGCCCCGCCGCCGCGCCCGCCGCTAGGCGGCCGGAGCTGGGGCGCCGCCGCGCTCCCTTCCCCGTGCGCAGGAAGGTTTGCCGCTTCTGCGCCGAAAAGGTGCGGGATATAGATTACAAGCAAATCCAGGTCTTGAGGACTTTCGTTGCTGATAGCGGCAAGATCCTTTCCAGCCGGATCACGGGCAATTGCGCGGGGCACCAGAGACAGCTCGGCCGCGCCATCAAACGCGCCCGCAATCTGGCCCTGTTGCCGTACGTGGTTTATTGA
- a CDS encoding phosphoribosyltransferase: MSQNEILEMLSGIGAVITGSHIVYTSGKHGSAYVNKDAIYPHTRETSRLCRALAERFAQDGVEAVLAPAVGGVILSQWVAHHLTELKGREVLGLYAEKSEDGRSFVIKRGYDRLLAGRRILVVEDVLTTGGSVRKVVDGARALGAVIIGVAALCNRGGVLARDLGEVPRLEALINISLESWEERDCPLCAKGEPVNTGVGKGREFLARRKLQ, from the coding sequence ATGAGCCAGAACGAGATTTTGGAGATGCTGTCGGGCATCGGGGCCGTGATCACTGGAAGCCACATTGTTTATACGTCGGGCAAGCACGGCTCGGCCTACGTCAACAAGGACGCAATCTATCCCCACACCCGCGAAACCTCCCGCCTCTGCCGGGCCCTGGCGGAACGCTTCGCCCAGGACGGGGTGGAAGCCGTTTTGGCCCCGGCGGTCGGAGGGGTGATTCTCTCCCAATGGGTCGCGCACCATTTGACGGAACTTAAAGGGAGAGAGGTGCTCGGGCTTTACGCGGAGAAGTCGGAGGACGGCCGCTCCTTCGTGATCAAACGCGGCTACGACCGGCTTCTGGCCGGCCGCAGAATCCTGGTGGTCGAGGACGTCCTAACCACGGGCGGGTCCGTGAGGAAGGTGGTCGATGGCGCCAGGGCCTTGGGGGCCGTGATCATCGGGGTGGCGGCTCTCTGCAACCGCGGAGGCGTCTTAGCCCGCGATTTGGGGGAGGTTCCTCGCTTGGAGGCCCTCATTAACATCTCGCTTGAGTCCTGGGAAGAGAGGGACTGCCCCCTCTGCGCCAAGGGCGAGCCCGTCAACACGGGCGTGGGCAAGGGGCGGGAGTTCCTAGCCCGGAGAAAGCTCCAGTGA
- a CDS encoding helix-turn-helix domain-containing protein, producing the protein MKRKRKAAKRVFIGDVPEVMDIKALAQYLAMGRSKIYGLIRQKRIPASRIGRQYRFSKPLVDAWLKERLIMKPEEPQIPLFKGQKS; encoded by the coding sequence ATGAAACGAAAACGCAAAGCCGCCAAGCGGGTTTTCATCGGCGACGTTCCCGAGGTCATGGACATTAAGGCCCTGGCCCAATACCTGGCGATGGGCCGCTCCAAAATCTACGGACTGATCCGCCAGAAAAGAATTCCCGCCTCGCGCATCGGGCGGCAATACCGCTTCTCCAAGCCCCTCGTCGACGCGTGGCTCAAGGAGCGCCTGATCATGAAGCCGGAAGAGCCGCAAATTCCCCTTTTCAAAGGGCAGAAATCCTAG
- a CDS encoding single-stranded DNA-binding protein: protein MAGVRLPEQNQVLLTGRLTRDPEVFFTPQGTAKCWFSIAVNQAYKDKATGDWKEQVSYIPVVVWRQAAERCKEKLRKGSPVHIDGRLRSREYEDKKSGTKRTVLEVEARRVQFLAQAEGGSQSQEARDEAAQEAAPAGVVNDSEEVPF, encoded by the coding sequence ATGGCCGGCGTGCGCCTGCCTGAGCAGAATCAGGTTCTTTTGACGGGCCGTTTGACCCGCGATCCAGAGGTCTTCTTTACTCCCCAGGGGACGGCCAAGTGCTGGTTCTCGATCGCGGTCAATCAAGCCTATAAAGACAAGGCCACGGGCGATTGGAAGGAACAGGTAAGCTACATTCCGGTCGTGGTCTGGCGCCAAGCCGCCGAGCGTTGCAAGGAAAAGCTGCGCAAGGGCAGCCCGGTCCACATCGATGGGCGGTTGAGGAGCCGCGAGTACGAGGACAAGAAGAGCGGGACGAAAAGAACCGTTTTGGAAGTAGAAGCGCGCCGAGTCCAGTTCCTGGCTCAAGCCGAGGGAGGCTCTCAGTCTCAGGAAGCCCGCGACGAAGCCGCTCAAGAGGCCGCGCCGGCCGGCGTGGTCAACGATAGCGAGGAGGTTCCCTTTTAA
- a CDS encoding bifunctional 5,10-methylenetetrahydrofolate dehydrogenase/5,10-methenyltetrahydrofolate cyclohydrolase has translation MNASLLDGGLLARKIKETLLSRACALRSSRSQPLGLAVVTGEETSASTTYRRAALKACAEVGAVVEIHCLEAAGTAQALELMSSLCQDKGVDGILLDLPFPTSVDLPRLLEALPAEKDVEAACPESYGRFAMARSLGEFEARRLIAPPTALAVAELLKEARAPLRGKKAAVIGRSNVVGKPAAHLLSLMGVTVCLCHSGTADLEAEIRRADIVVAGAGKAGIVKGSWVKPGAIVIDAGINQEGGKLRGDVEFEEASKRAGWITPVPGGVGPVTTALLLANALTLAEGRGSGNPEGDQKSP, from the coding sequence ATGAATGCGTCACTGCTAGACGGCGGGCTTCTAGCCCGGAAAATAAAGGAAACTCTTCTCAGCAGGGCATGCGCCCTGCGATCGTCCCGCAGTCAGCCTCTAGGTCTGGCCGTGGTGACCGGGGAGGAAACCTCCGCTTCGACAACCTACCGCCGTGCCGCCCTCAAGGCCTGCGCCGAGGTGGGAGCCGTGGTTGAAATCCATTGCCTGGAGGCGGCCGGCACGGCCCAGGCCTTGGAACTCATGTCCAGTCTCTGCCAAGACAAGGGCGTGGACGGGATTCTCCTGGATTTGCCCTTCCCGACTTCCGTGGACCTGCCGCGCCTCTTGGAGGCCTTGCCTGCCGAGAAGGACGTCGAGGCGGCCTGCCCCGAAAGCTATGGGCGCTTCGCCATGGCCAGAAGCCTGGGCGAATTCGAGGCGCGCCGCCTCATCGCCCCCCCCACGGCGCTGGCCGTGGCCGAGCTTCTAAAGGAAGCCCGCGCGCCGCTGCGCGGAAAAAAGGCCGCAGTGATCGGGAGATCGAACGTGGTGGGCAAGCCGGCGGCCCATCTTCTGAGCCTCATGGGGGTCACGGTTTGCCTGTGCCATTCCGGCACCGCGGACCTCGAGGCGGAAATCCGCCGTGCCGACATCGTGGTGGCCGGCGCCGGCAAGGCCGGGATCGTGAAGGGATCCTGGGTCAAGCCCGGAGCCATCGTGATCGACGCGGGAATCAACCAGGAGGGCGGCAAACTCCGCGGAGACGTCGAATTCGAGGAAGCCTCCAAAAGGGCCGGCTGGATCACTCCCGTTCCCGGGGGAGTGGGGCCCGTGACGACGGCTTTGCTCTTGGCCAATGCCCTTACTCTGGCTGAAGGAAGGGGTAGCGGTAATCCCGAGGGGGATCAAAAGTCTCCTTGA
- a CDS encoding ABC transporter permease yields MASILAWVGRPLLELVEATGQFAFLIRSTFLWLVRSRIEWRQTLLQMMRIGVESLPVTAMTTFFTGMVLALQTGASSKHFFNEPLFVGTVVSFAMVMELSPVMTAMVVSGRAGAAIAAELGTMKVTEQLDALYTLGTDPIRYLVIPRFLAFLAVLPLLTVASDFTGVFGGWVVAAFKLKIPNNIFWHDIVDNMEIRHFMHGFLKTFVFAFVISFISCFQGITTRGGAEGVGKSTTAAVVISMVSVLVMDYFVTAVLVALGIT; encoded by the coding sequence ATGGCATCGATCCTGGCCTGGGTGGGGCGTCCGCTCCTGGAGCTTGTCGAGGCCACTGGTCAATTTGCGTTTCTCATCCGCTCGACCTTCCTTTGGCTCGTGCGCTCCAGGATCGAATGGCGGCAGACCTTGCTGCAGATGATGCGCATCGGCGTTGAGTCCCTTCCGGTGACCGCCATGACCACGTTTTTCACGGGAATGGTCCTGGCCCTCCAGACCGGGGCCTCCTCCAAGCACTTTTTCAACGAGCCCCTTTTCGTCGGAACCGTGGTGAGCTTCGCCATGGTGATGGAGCTCTCACCCGTGATGACGGCCATGGTGGTCTCGGGCCGCGCGGGAGCCGCCATCGCGGCCGAACTCGGGACCATGAAGGTGACCGAGCAGCTTGACGCCCTCTATACCTTGGGAACCGACCCGATCCGCTACCTGGTCATCCCGCGCTTCCTGGCCTTCTTGGCCGTCCTGCCTCTTTTGACCGTGGCATCGGACTTCACCGGGGTTTTCGGCGGCTGGGTGGTTGCGGCCTTTAAGCTCAAGATCCCGAACAACATTTTTTGGCACGATATCGTGGACAACATGGAGATCCGCCATTTCATGCACGGTTTCTTAAAGACCTTCGTCTTCGCCTTCGTCATCTCCTTCATCTCCTGCTTCCAAGGCATTACGACGCGGGGGGGCGCAGAGGGAGTGGGCAAGTCCACCACGGCCGCCGTGGTCATCAGCATGGTCTCGGTCCTCGTCATGGACTACTTCGTGACCGCGGTCCTGGTAGCCTTGGGCATTACATGA
- the dnaB gene encoding replicative DNA helicase, translating into MANNPVQLPPQALEAEMAVLGSMLIEKDAVEKAVDVLHEKDFYLESHRKVFRALRELFNRGQAVDVITAGEELRKLKILDEVGGMEALTGLVNKVATAAHVDYYARLVKEKSILRELITTSTAIVSSCYNEAKEPSQILDEAQASILKVAERQTLHGVVEAKELAHDVIEQIELAHKRKQAVTGVPSGLTDFDRMTAGFQKSDLILIAARPSQGKTALARNLAANLVLADKPQPVLIFSMEMDQHAIMQRFISTEAQVNLQQVRNGFFPRDRWTDLTNAAARFSEAPLFIVDTPGLTVLGIRSLARQLAADLKKKGTSLGIVIVDYLQLIRGSSSRFESRQQEVSEISRGLKFLARDLKVPVVALSQLSRRPEDKGRGGDGRPQLSDLRESGALEQDADLVAFIYREAYYKRNDPTLENKADIIIAKQRQGPTGSVQVSFIRDYTRFGNATSESEPAAEMEEAQATFG; encoded by the coding sequence ATGGCGAACAATCCCGTCCAACTGCCTCCCCAAGCCCTTGAGGCCGAGATGGCCGTCCTCGGCTCGATGCTCATAGAGAAGGACGCCGTCGAGAAGGCCGTCGACGTTCTCCACGAGAAGGACTTCTACCTGGAGTCCCACCGCAAGGTTTTCCGGGCCTTGCGCGAACTTTTCAACCGCGGCCAGGCCGTCGATGTCATAACCGCGGGCGAGGAGCTGCGCAAGCTCAAGATCCTCGATGAAGTCGGCGGCATGGAGGCCTTGACCGGTCTCGTCAACAAGGTGGCGACCGCCGCCCACGTCGACTATTACGCGCGCCTGGTCAAGGAGAAATCCATCCTCCGGGAGCTCATCACCACCTCCACGGCCATCGTGAGCTCCTGCTACAACGAAGCCAAGGAGCCTTCCCAGATACTCGACGAGGCTCAGGCCAGCATCCTCAAGGTGGCAGAGAGGCAAACCCTCCACGGCGTGGTGGAGGCCAAGGAATTGGCCCACGACGTGATAGAGCAGATTGAGCTGGCGCACAAGCGCAAGCAGGCCGTGACAGGCGTTCCCTCGGGCCTGACCGACTTTGATCGGATGACGGCTGGTTTCCAGAAGTCCGATCTCATCCTGATCGCCGCCCGGCCGAGCCAAGGCAAGACCGCGCTCGCCCGCAATCTCGCGGCCAATCTCGTGCTCGCCGACAAGCCCCAGCCGGTCCTGATCTTCTCCATGGAAATGGACCAGCACGCGATCATGCAGCGCTTCATTTCGACCGAGGCCCAGGTCAACCTCCAGCAGGTGAGGAACGGCTTTTTCCCGCGGGACCGCTGGACGGATCTCACCAACGCGGCCGCGCGATTCTCCGAGGCCCCGCTTTTTATCGTGGACACTCCTGGACTCACTGTACTGGGCATACGATCTCTCGCCCGTCAACTCGCGGCCGACCTTAAGAAGAAGGGGACCTCCTTGGGCATCGTCATCGTCGATTACCTCCAACTGATCCGTGGCTCCTCCTCGCGCTTCGAGAGCCGCCAGCAGGAGGTGTCGGAGATATCCCGGGGGCTCAAGTTCCTAGCGCGCGACCTGAAGGTGCCCGTGGTCGCCTTGTCCCAGCTCTCTCGCCGCCCCGAGGACAAGGGGCGCGGAGGCGACGGACGGCCCCAGCTCTCGGACCTGCGCGAGAGCGGGGCTCTCGAGCAGGACGCGGATCTCGTGGCTTTCATTTACCGGGAAGCCTACTACAAACGCAACGACCCGACCTTGGAGAACAAGGCCGATATCATCATCGCCAAACAAAGGCAGGGCCCGACGGGCAGCGTCCAGGTTTCCTTCATCCGCGACTACACTCGCTTTGGAAACGCCACGAGCGAATCCGAGCCCGCCGCCGAGATGGAGGAGGCCCAGGCGACCTTCGGCTGA
- a CDS encoding ATP-binding cassette domain-containing protein — protein sequence MVEEGETLVVIGGSGCGKSTFLKCVIGLIRPDSGSIMVDGVDITKLSKESEIANYRRRFGYLFQESALFDSLTVWENVSFGLGYLTDIPPDTYREVAKEKLALVGLKDVEDMKPAELSGGMKKRVALARAIAAEPSYILYDEPTTGLDPIMSDVINDLILDLQRQLKVTSIVVTHDMKSAYKVASRIAMLHEGRVLGVAHPKIIKVSDNPYIRQFVDGISRGPIQMKLKDFEPEAGHAREPRREGGKA from the coding sequence ATGGTCGAGGAGGGGGAAACCTTGGTCGTCATCGGGGGCTCGGGCTGCGGCAAGAGCACCTTCCTCAAGTGCGTGATCGGGCTCATTCGCCCTGATTCGGGGAGCATCATGGTCGACGGAGTGGACATCACGAAGCTCTCCAAGGAGTCCGAAATCGCCAATTATCGCCGGCGCTTCGGCTACCTCTTCCAGGAGTCGGCCCTCTTCGACTCCTTGACGGTTTGGGAAAACGTGAGCTTCGGGCTGGGCTACCTCACCGATATCCCTCCTGATACATACCGAGAGGTCGCCAAGGAGAAGCTGGCCCTGGTGGGGCTCAAGGATGTGGAGGACATGAAGCCGGCCGAGCTTTCTGGCGGCATGAAAAAGCGGGTGGCCCTGGCCAGGGCCATAGCGGCGGAGCCCTCGTATATTTTGTATGATGAACCGACGACAGGCTTGGACCCGATTATGTCGGATGTCATCAACGACCTGATTCTGGACCTCCAGAGGCAGCTCAAGGTGACCTCCATCGTCGTGACTCACGATATGAAATCGGCCTATAAAGTGGCTAGCCGCATCGCGATGCTCCATGAGGGCCGCGTCCTGGGAGTGGCCCATCCCAAAATCATCAAGGTGAGCGACAATCCCTATATCCGCCAATTCGTCGACGGCATCAGCCGCGGTCCCATCCAGATGAAGCTCAAGGATTTCGAGCCAGAGGCCGGGCACGCCCGAGAGCCCCGCCGTGAAGGCGGCAAAGCTTAG
- a CDS encoding MCE family protein, with product MSLEAKVGAFVVAGFALIGTAIFLLGDLSLEKRYTLYVSFRDVANLTKNAPVKLSGVEVGQVRDILLSDGRAKVIASIRKGVDIYQDAQFTVGSTGIIGSKYLEVSQGHPSAGVIAAESTVMGTDPVSIEKAMTQALGSLEKIMKELSEDGPRGSLTSNLKDTVANVRELTANLNDLIATAKPSLTNTMERFDQISDKLDKVLAKSDQMMTGLSTDKGTVGALLHDEKMKEDVKETVASVKEAAATAKDVFGRITQFRVYWNLDWRYEHAVRTSRADIGLKISPREGRYYYIGGSNLGNVSDERRGTDYAQFNRVDALLGWERGPFDLAAGVIRSGGGGRLSVTPFYQHPIGKKFSLVAQGYDFGRNRVVQGRKFDHPQYDVGLLARINRYLGIGARVEDLQETKRYQSWVNVTFEDQDIAYLFGVISFGAAGTKGRSKK from the coding sequence GTGTCCCTGGAAGCCAAGGTCGGAGCCTTCGTCGTGGCGGGGTTTGCCTTGATCGGCACCGCTATTTTCCTGCTTGGAGATCTCAGCCTCGAGAAGCGCTACACCCTCTACGTGAGTTTCCGGGACGTGGCCAACCTCACCAAGAACGCCCCGGTTAAGCTCTCTGGCGTCGAGGTCGGGCAAGTGAGGGACATCCTCTTGTCGGACGGCCGGGCCAAGGTCATCGCCTCCATCCGCAAGGGAGTGGACATCTACCAGGACGCGCAGTTCACCGTGGGCTCCACGGGAATCATCGGCTCGAAGTACCTCGAGGTTTCCCAGGGCCACCCCTCGGCCGGCGTCATCGCCGCCGAATCGACCGTGATGGGAACCGACCCGGTCTCCATCGAGAAGGCCATGACCCAGGCCTTGGGCAGCCTCGAGAAGATCATGAAGGAGTTGAGCGAAGATGGCCCGCGGGGCTCTCTTACCTCGAACCTCAAGGACACCGTGGCCAACGTCCGGGAGCTTACCGCCAACCTCAACGACTTGATCGCCACGGCCAAGCCGAGCCTCACCAACACCATGGAGCGCTTCGACCAGATATCGGACAAACTCGACAAGGTCCTGGCCAAGAGCGACCAGATGATGACTGGCCTGTCCACGGACAAGGGCACGGTGGGCGCTCTCTTGCACGACGAGAAGATGAAGGAGGACGTCAAGGAGACCGTCGCCTCGGTCAAAGAGGCGGCGGCCACCGCCAAGGATGTTTTTGGGCGCATCACCCAATTTAGGGTTTACTGGAACCTGGACTGGCGCTACGAGCACGCGGTGCGCACCTCCCGCGCCGACATCGGGCTCAAGATTTCGCCCCGAGAGGGCCGGTATTACTACATCGGAGGCTCCAATCTCGGCAACGTCTCTGACGAGAGGCGCGGCACGGATTACGCCCAGTTCAACCGAGTGGACGCCCTTCTCGGCTGGGAGCGGGGGCCCTTCGATTTGGCGGCGGGCGTTATCCGTTCCGGCGGGGGAGGCCGGCTCTCGGTCACGCCCTTTTACCAGCATCCCATCGGCAAGAAGTTCAGCCTGGTCGCCCAGGGCTACGATTTCGGGCGCAACCGCGTGGTCCAGGGCCGGAAATTCGACCATCCGCAGTACGATGTGGGGCTTCTAGCTCGGATCAACCGCTATTTGGGGATCGGGGCCCGCGTCGAGGACCTCCAGGAGACCAAGCGCTACCAGAGTTGGGTCAACGTCACTTTCGAGGACCAGGACATCGCCTATCTTTTCGGAGTCATCAGCTTCGGGGCGGCCGGCACCAAGGGCCGCAGCAAGAAATAG
- a CDS encoding 50S ribosomal protein L9, translating to MKVILRCDVEHVGRSGEVKDVSAGFGRNFLLPKNLAVTASSEALAWWEKGKERREKLLQAQREQAKELSAKMAGVSLSFSRAVGAEGKLFGSVGKSDIVKSLKSCGFTVDKQAVVLESAIKTAGDHEVELRLHPEVSAKIKVAIAARQ from the coding sequence ATGAAAGTGATATTGCGCTGTGACGTCGAGCACGTGGGCCGGTCCGGGGAGGTAAAGGATGTCTCCGCCGGGTTCGGCCGCAATTTCCTCCTTCCCAAGAACCTGGCCGTTACGGCCTCCTCAGAGGCCCTGGCTTGGTGGGAAAAGGGCAAGGAAAGGCGAGAGAAGCTCTTGCAGGCCCAACGCGAGCAGGCCAAGGAGCTCTCGGCCAAGATGGCGGGCGTGAGCCTGTCTTTCTCCCGGGCCGTGGGCGCCGAGGGGAAGCTTTTCGGCTCCGTGGGCAAGAGCGACATCGTCAAGAGCCTCAAGAGCTGCGGATTCACCGTGGACAAACAGGCCGTGGTCCTGGAGTCCGCCATCAAGACAGCCGGCGATCACGAGGTGGAGCTTCGGCTGCACCCCGAAGTGAGCGCCAAGATCAAAGTCGCGATCGCAGCCAGGCAATAG
- the alr gene encoding alanine racemase, producing MRRFFRPTWAEVDLSALKANLRLFKSRVAGSKVMFVVKGNAYGHGAAACAKAALGPEGADCFGVSSVEEGIALREAGIRRPILVLGSLYPFESFLAAAQFNLIPTVASLESAQRLAEASRRLGRKVPCHLKIETGMGRIGLSPKAALGAAEWLSAEKSVKLSGVYTHLSCAEESPEFTARQLRLFKQAACAIACLAPAGFLRHAANSAAALRCPESRWDMVRPGLALYGLYPGFKPVLSLKSRVVFLKSVPAGTPISYGASYRAPGPRRIATIPIGYADGFSRGLSNKGRVLVQGRFCPVVGRVTMDMLMVDVTGVPRVRVGDEVVLLGSQASRRVTAGDMASELGTIAYEITTCLSARVPRVYLI from the coding sequence ATGCGGCGTTTCTTTCGGCCCACCTGGGCCGAGGTGGATCTTTCGGCGCTCAAGGCCAACCTGCGCCTGTTCAAGTCCCGCGTAGCCGGCTCAAAGGTGATGTTCGTGGTCAAGGGAAACGCCTATGGCCACGGGGCCGCGGCCTGCGCCAAGGCGGCGCTGGGTCCGGAGGGGGCGGACTGCTTCGGGGTTTCCTCCGTCGAGGAGGGGATCGCGCTGCGCGAGGCCGGGATCCGGCGCCCCATCCTGGTCCTGGGAAGCCTTTATCCCTTCGAGAGCTTCCTGGCCGCGGCACAGTTCAATCTCATCCCCACCGTGGCGAGCCTCGAATCTGCGCAGCGCCTGGCAGAGGCCTCGCGGCGCCTTGGGCGCAAGGTCCCCTGCCATCTTAAGATCGAGACCGGGATGGGGCGCATCGGGCTTAGCCCCAAGGCCGCCTTGGGCGCGGCGGAGTGGCTCTCGGCGGAAAAGTCGGTCAAGCTCTCCGGCGTCTATACCCATCTTTCCTGCGCCGAGGAAAGCCCCGAGTTCACCGCCCGCCAGCTTCGGCTGTTCAAGCAAGCCGCGTGCGCCATCGCGTGTCTCGCCCCGGCGGGTTTTCTCCGGCACGCGGCCAACTCCGCGGCGGCCCTGCGCTGCCCGGAAAGCCGCTGGGACATGGTGCGGCCGGGCCTGGCTCTGTACGGGCTCTATCCGGGCTTTAAGCCCGTGCTGTCTCTTAAGAGCCGCGTCGTTTTCCTCAAATCCGTGCCGGCGGGAACGCCCATCAGCTACGGGGCCTCCTACCGGGCCCCGGGGCCCCGCCGGATCGCCACCATTCCCATCGGTTACGCCGACGGCTTCTCGCGCGGTCTCTCCAACAAGGGGCGGGTCCTCGTTCAGGGCCGCTTCTGCCCCGTGGTCGGGCGCGTCACCATGGACATGCTGATGGTCGACGTGACCGGCGTCCCCCGGGTCCGGGTGGGAGACGAGGTGGTGCTGCTGGGCTCACAGGCAAGCCGCCGCGTCACCGCGGGCGACATGGCCTCGGAGCTCGGCACCATCGCTTACGAGATCACCACCTGCCTTTCGGCCAGAGTGCCGCGGGTGTATCTGATATAA
- a CDS encoding 2-dehydropantoate 2-reductase → MSRILVVGPGAVGMVVACRWAAAGHEALLLARDPDQEKKILRREVIFRGPDGRECRVRRGLLSARQTPRKPCAGIFFCVKARDTVAALRAARPWAGPSTPAVGLQNGVSHAPILKRAFGPSRAVLGSCYFGADHPEPSLYSHTYGDQILLAANAANARALSEAKALLLEGGWKVILKDSEEALLWTKLCFNAAVNPLGALAAAPNGDLARDAALRELLLQTLSEAVAVARAAGRRLLYRDMAGLVLRACENAPAQRNSMLQDLRAGRPTEIQAIVGPLLDQARRLRRPAPLLLRLFRWVQKMESSP, encoded by the coding sequence ATGTCCCGCATTCTAGTCGTAGGCCCGGGAGCCGTGGGAATGGTCGTGGCCTGCCGCTGGGCCGCGGCCGGCCACGAGGCCCTTCTCCTGGCGCGCGATCCCGACCAGGAGAAGAAGATTCTCCGCCGGGAAGTAATTTTCCGCGGCCCGGACGGGAGAGAGTGCCGCGTGCGGCGCGGGCTCTTAAGCGCGCGCCAGACCCCCAGAAAGCCCTGCGCTGGAATATTCTTCTGCGTCAAGGCGCGGGACACGGTCGCGGCTCTTCGCGCGGCCCGGCCCTGGGCCGGGCCATCCACGCCCGCGGTCGGCCTTCAGAACGGCGTTTCCCATGCCCCTATCTTGAAAAGGGCCTTCGGGCCGTCCCGCGCGGTTCTCGGCTCCTGCTATTTCGGCGCGGACCACCCGGAGCCGTCCCTTTACTCCCACACCTACGGCGATCAAATACTTCTAGCCGCCAACGCCGCCAACGCCCGAGCCTTGTCCGAGGCCAAGGCCTTGCTGCTGGAGGGAGGCTGGAAGGTCATACTGAAGGACAGCGAGGAGGCCCTGCTTTGGACCAAGCTCTGCTTCAACGCGGCCGTAAATCCACTGGGGGCCCTGGCCGCGGCGCCGAACGGGGATTTGGCCCGGGATGCGGCGCTGAGGGAACTTCTGCTCCAAACCCTGTCCGAGGCCGTGGCCGTGGCGCGCGCCGCAGGGCGACGACTTCTCTACCGGGACATGGCCGGGCTCGTTCTGAGAGCCTGCGAGAACGCCCCGGCCCAGCGCAACTCCATGCTTCAGGATCTGCGCGCGGGCCGGCCCACTGAAATTCAGGCCATCGTCGGGCCCTTGCTGGATCAGGCCAGACGCCTGCGGCGGCCGGCTCCTCTGCTGCTCCGCCTTTTTCGGTGGGTCCAAAAAATGGAGTCTTCCCCATGA
- the rpsF gene encoding 30S ribosomal protein S6 → MQIYETVLILKPALSEAEAADFVEKTKQLIAAQGGEMISQDNWGRRKLTHMIGKAREGTYAYLKYKITSEALKKLYHNFSINENLLRQMTVASQERKMREKKGKAKKAPAAAGQE, encoded by the coding sequence ATGCAAATTTACGAAACCGTGTTGATATTGAAGCCGGCGCTTTCAGAAGCCGAAGCGGCCGATTTTGTGGAAAAAACCAAGCAGCTGATCGCCGCGCAAGGCGGCGAAATGATAAGCCAGGACAATTGGGGACGTCGCAAGCTGACCCATATGATCGGCAAGGCCCGAGAGGGAACCTACGCCTACTTGAAATACAAGATCACTTCCGAGGCTCTAAAGAAGCTGTACCATAATTTCAGCATCAATGAGAATCTTCTGCGCCAGATGACGGTCGCCTCCCAGGAAAGGAAGATGCGGGAGAAGAAGGGCAAGGCCAAGAAGGCCCCCGCTGCCGCGGGCCAGGAGTGA